A stretch of Candidatus Thorarchaeota archaeon DNA encodes these proteins:
- a CDS encoding GNAT family N-acetyltransferase, whose amino-acid sequence MIETDRLILRAMKDGDFNGLLKIFTDKKVMKSFNSQAFSREQMRNWINRNLEHQEEYG is encoded by the coding sequence ATGATTGAGACAGATCGACTAATCCTTAGAGCCATGAAGGACGGTGACTTCAATGGCTTGCTGAAAATCTTCACTGACAAGAAAGTCATGAAATCCTTCAATTCACAAGCATTCAGTCGAGAACAGATGAGGAACTGGATAAATCGTAATTTGGAACATCAAGAGGAATACGGTTAA
- a CDS encoding winged helix-turn-helix transcriptional regulator yields MSDDIDNLRDELREVRELKETLREEIEELRRERKNLRSKRRTRREPSRHTTESRHGPRGPFIDLSGMTESLSDMMEGINEQIQASVEGIGDFRVKVPPVRVHRAKRKWDREEIEQIPPERVAEVISPLGSEERLRILEFLKDGAKSFNELENQVGRTGSSLTHHLNPLLEAGYVVKGEVRGTYYITIEGRLAYRLSQWLTSQVEDERRVQNGKNTAGTNGEVSVEFDKNENGNDIEEDDDFRSDV; encoded by the coding sequence ATGAGTGACGACATTGACAACCTAAGAGATGAGCTTCGTGAAGTGCGAGAGCTCAAAGAAACCCTCCGTGAAGAAATTGAGGAACTTCGCCGAGAAAGGAAGAACCTTCGCAGTAAAAGGCGGACCCGGCGGGAACCATCTCGCCATACCACTGAATCTCGTCATGGTCCTCGTGGCCCCTTCATTGATTTGAGTGGTATGACCGAAAGCTTGAGTGACATGATGGAAGGCATAAATGAACAGATTCAGGCCTCTGTAGAGGGCATTGGTGATTTCAGAGTCAAGGTTCCTCCAGTACGGGTTCATCGCGCGAAACGGAAATGGGATCGTGAAGAAATCGAGCAAATACCCCCTGAGCGTGTTGCTGAGGTAATCAGTCCTCTGGGAAGTGAGGAGCGACTACGTATCCTCGAATTTCTGAAAGACGGTGCCAAATCTTTCAACGAACTGGAGAACCAAGTTGGGCGAACGGGAAGTTCACTAACCCATCATCTCAATCCTTTGCTTGAAGCCGGATATGTGGTGAAAGGGGAGGTGCGGGGAACCTATTACATTACCATTGAAGGCCGACTAGCGTATCGACTATCACAGTGGTTAACCAGCCAAGTTGAAGATGAGAGACGAGTACAAAACGGAAAGAACACTGCTGGAACCAATGGTGAAGTCTCGGTCGAGTTTGACAAGAATGAGAACGGAAACGACATTGAAGAAGATGATGACTTTAGGAGTGATGTGTAA
- a CDS encoding endonuclease III — protein MSDFPRRKQKARDVCQILIENYGDIIHERRLPPIDELILTILSQNTTDVNSRRAFESLKERFDSWEAILKAPQEEVAEAINCSGLYNVKAERIKAGLAEIENRIGELDLALLDDMPLDEAKKWLTSLHGVGPKTAAIILLFSFGRPALPVDTHVWRVTKRLDLIDQDTSREKAHVVLEEIIPHDCVFSLNRNLVKHGREICKAQNPLCENCFLKDYCDYYASL, from the coding sequence ATGTCTGATTTCCCAAGACGAAAACAGAAGGCTCGTGATGTGTGCCAGATTCTGATAGAAAACTACGGTGATATCATTCATGAACGACGCCTTCCGCCGATTGATGAGCTCATACTCACCATTTTGAGCCAGAATACAACGGATGTTAATTCACGAAGAGCATTTGAATCATTGAAAGAACGATTCGATTCTTGGGAAGCAATATTGAAAGCTCCACAAGAAGAGGTGGCTGAAGCCATCAATTGCTCTGGTCTCTATAACGTTAAGGCAGAACGAATCAAGGCCGGGTTAGCGGAAATAGAGAATCGTATCGGAGAACTGGATCTTGCTTTGCTTGATGATATGCCCCTTGATGAAGCAAAGAAATGGCTCACTTCTTTGCATGGTGTAGGCCCGAAGACAGCTGCGATTATTCTGCTATTCTCATTTGGCCGCCCAGCACTGCCTGTTGACACGCATGTCTGGCGAGTAACAAAGCGACTTGATCTTATTGATCAGGATACTTCGCGGGAGAAGGCGCATGTAGTACTGGAAGAAATCATACCCCATGACTGTGTTTTTTCACTAAACCGGAACTTGGTTAAGCATGGTCGAGAAATTTGCAAAGCACAAAATCCACTTTGCGAAAATTGTTTTCTCAAGGATTACTGTGACTACTACGCATCACTATAG
- a CDS encoding FAD-binding protein: MGLNYDRDTCTGCGMCLKVCNFGAIKKDGKKVAFDMNKCVLCGSCEEVCPVDAIEIERKAVDEETLEGYEGVWVVCETKEGRLRSVANELITEGRVLADKLGEELTAVVVGHDIQDLAQPLIYQGADKVLVVDDEVYADYTTDAYTIAVTSLISSRDPSIVLYGATSNGRDLAPRVAARLGLGLTADCTALDIDDEGQLVQTRPAFGGNVMAEIITPYTRPQMATVRPNVFKVAEPDESREGEIEKIDITIDKSQIRTEVLDTVIEKVEGMKSVEEADIVVCSGRGIKDPSNLDLPKKLADLLDAAVGGSRPIVDAGWLPPTQQVGQSGRTICPKLYFAFGISGAIQHLAGMRSSDIIVAVNKDPEAPIFEVADFGIVGDLFDVVPEIIEQIKKLQEER; encoded by the coding sequence ATGGGTCTGAATTACGATAGAGACACCTGTACTGGATGCGGCATGTGTCTAAAAGTGTGCAATTTTGGAGCAATCAAGAAGGATGGCAAGAAAGTCGCCTTCGATATGAACAAATGTGTACTTTGTGGCTCCTGTGAGGAAGTGTGCCCCGTTGATGCTATCGAAATCGAACGAAAAGCTGTAGATGAGGAAACCCTTGAAGGCTACGAAGGGGTTTGGGTGGTCTGCGAGACCAAAGAGGGAAGACTACGTAGTGTTGCCAACGAACTCATAACAGAGGGAAGAGTGCTTGCAGACAAACTAGGCGAGGAACTCACTGCAGTCGTCGTCGGGCATGATATCCAAGACCTTGCCCAGCCTCTTATCTATCAGGGGGCGGACAAGGTATTGGTCGTAGACGACGAAGTGTATGCTGACTACACCACTGATGCGTATACAATCGCTGTAACCTCCCTCATCTCCTCCAGAGACCCTTCAATCGTACTTTACGGTGCGACAAGCAATGGCAGAGATTTGGCCCCTCGCGTTGCAGCCAGGCTCGGACTCGGACTTACTGCGGACTGCACGGCACTTGACATCGATGATGAAGGTCAACTCGTTCAGACACGCCCTGCATTTGGTGGCAATGTCATGGCTGAAATCATCACTCCATATACCCGCCCCCAGATGGCCACTGTTCGGCCCAATGTATTCAAAGTGGCTGAACCGGATGAATCACGAGAGGGTGAAATCGAAAAGATCGACATTACAATCGACAAATCGCAGATCCGGACCGAAGTCCTTGACACCGTCATCGAAAAGGTCGAAGGAATGAAATCGGTCGAAGAGGCTGACATAGTTGTCTGTAGCGGCCGTGGCATCAAAGATCCTTCCAACCTGGACCTTCCCAAGAAATTGGCTGACTTGCTTGACGCTGCTGTCGGTGGCTCGCGACCCATCGTCGACGCCGGCTGGCTCCCACCAACCCAGCAGGTCGGCCAGTCTGGACGGACCATCTGTCCCAAACTCTACTTTGCATTCGGGATCAGTGGAGCCATACAACATCTAGCAGGAATGAGAAGCAGCGATATAATCGTAGCTGTGAATAAAGACCCAGAAGCGCCGATTTTCGAAGTAGCAGATTTCGGAATCGTGGGAGACCTGTTTGATGTTGTCCCTGAAATCATCGAGCAGATCAAGAAGCTGCAAGAAGAAAGGTAG
- a CDS encoding GNAT family N-acetyltransferase, translating to MILKSNGEMIGDCGLEHTEYEGKLCVEVGYDFLSKYWNQGYATEATEAVRDYAVEQLRIEPEKICSFIRTHNRASQRVSEKIGMQRVKKYSIHDTKYYLYSFSMDYFS from the coding sequence GTGATTCTGAAATCAAATGGAGAGATGATTGGCGATTGTGGGTTAGAACACACCGAATATGAAGGTAAGCTCTGTGTTGAGGTTGGATATGATTTTCTAAGCAAATACTGGAATCAAGGCTATGCCACAGAAGCTACCGAAGCTGTACGAGACTACGCGGTAGAACAATTGAGAATTGAGCCAGAGAAGATATGCAGCTTCATTCGCACTCACAATAGAGCATCGCAACGCGTATCTGAGAAGATTGGCATGCAACGAGTGAAAAAATACAGCATACACGATACTAAGTATTACCTCTACTCTTTCTCAATGGATTATTTCTCTTAA
- a CDS encoding ABC transporter ATP-binding protein, whose amino-acid sequence MGRRALLYEDLERSNEYEDMTLLTRMVSYLLEYKGHFIAACIFVAINIIVNIWAPFVLRHAIDVDFVSGDLQALAMTALLYVVLRIGNWLSNYGSGYLTALMGQRAVYSVRQELFGELQKMGQDFYDDYESGRVISRLTNDVDRMSEFLSGGLINTMAQFFIIFAIGGIIFTVDVQLAIVSLAVVPLLGGTAIFFRKKMREAYRSTRKTISSVTANLAESISGAKVTKSFARERRSAETFEELNKADYESNIAASKASSTFFPSIRFVGAIGVFLILWIGGMRLTQGTLTLGTLVLFIRFNSLFFRPLLIISSFYNTVQAAFAGSERVFTIMDSEPSIEDKPDAIEMPPVKGRIEFDNVTFGYVEDTPVLEDFNLDIKPGETIALVGDTGAGKTTVVNLLNRFYDVWEGSVKIDGIDVRDVTQESLHSTIGIVLQDPFLFMGTVKENIAYGRPDATDEEIMEATEAIGARKLIENLDNGFETGVGERGSHLSEGERQLVSFARALLADPRILVLDEATSSIDVYTEHTIQKGMETLLGGRTSLVIAHRLSTIVNADRIVVIEGGEIVESGKHEELMKNRGKYFSLYELQLKPRAMESTATV is encoded by the coding sequence GTGGGTAGACGAGCATTACTCTACGAGGATCTAGAAAGATCCAATGAATATGAAGACATGACCCTCCTAACCCGGATGGTGAGTTATCTTCTTGAATACAAAGGGCATTTCATAGCAGCTTGTATTTTTGTTGCTATCAACATCATTGTGAACATCTGGGCACCCTTTGTGCTTAGACATGCTATAGATGTGGACTTTGTCAGCGGTGATTTACAGGCTTTAGCAATGACTGCTTTGCTGTATGTTGTTCTTCGGATAGGCAACTGGCTTTCGAACTATGGCAGCGGTTACTTAACAGCTCTCATGGGACAACGAGCAGTATACTCTGTCAGACAGGAGCTTTTTGGCGAGCTTCAGAAGATGGGCCAAGATTTCTATGATGACTATGAAAGCGGCCGAGTGATTTCAAGACTCACTAATGATGTCGATCGTATGAGCGAGTTCCTTTCAGGTGGGCTCATCAACACGATGGCACAGTTCTTCATAATTTTCGCAATAGGGGGAATCATCTTCACCGTTGACGTTCAATTGGCAATTGTTTCACTGGCCGTCGTACCCCTTTTGGGAGGAACAGCCATATTCTTCAGAAAGAAGATGAGGGAAGCGTATCGGAGTACTCGGAAGACAATATCCAGCGTTACAGCCAATCTCGCCGAGAGTATCTCAGGCGCCAAGGTCACCAAGAGCTTCGCCAGAGAAAGACGATCGGCAGAAACATTCGAAGAACTCAACAAAGCAGATTACGAGTCAAACATCGCTGCATCCAAAGCCAGTTCGACCTTTTTCCCGAGTATCAGATTTGTTGGTGCCATAGGTGTTTTCCTCATCCTCTGGATAGGTGGTATGCGACTGACCCAAGGGACACTAACGCTTGGTACACTTGTCTTGTTCATCCGCTTCAACAGTTTATTCTTCCGTCCGCTTCTTATCATATCTTCCTTCTATAACACTGTACAGGCCGCATTTGCTGGTTCGGAGAGGGTATTTACAATCATGGATTCTGAGCCCTCAATCGAGGACAAGCCAGACGCCATTGAGATGCCTCCCGTCAAAGGCCGGATAGAATTTGATAATGTTACATTCGGCTATGTAGAGGATACACCGGTTTTGGAAGACTTCAACCTAGACATCAAACCGGGTGAGACGATAGCTCTTGTAGGAGATACTGGTGCTGGGAAAACCACAGTGGTGAACTTACTCAATCGGTTCTATGATGTGTGGGAAGGTTCTGTCAAAATTGATGGGATAGACGTGCGGGATGTCACTCAAGAATCACTGCATTCCACTATTGGTATAGTGCTGCAGGATCCATTCCTCTTCATGGGAACCGTGAAGGAAAATATCGCATATGGCCGACCCGATGCCACAGATGAAGAAATAATGGAGGCTACTGAAGCCATTGGGGCAAGAAAGCTAATTGAGAACCTCGACAATGGCTTCGAAACCGGCGTAGGAGAACGAGGTAGTCATCTATCGGAGGGAGAGCGACAGCTCGTGAGTTTCGCCAGAGCTTTGCTTGCTGATCCACGAATCTTGGTGTTGGATGAGGCCACCAGTAGCATCGATGTCTACACCGAACACACGATTCAGAAAGGCATGGAAACACTTCTTGGCGGGCGGACATCGCTTGTGATTGCACATCGGTTATCCACAATAGTCAATGCTGACCGGATTGTCGTTATAGAAGGCGGAGAGATTGTAGAATCTGGCAAACATGAAGAACTCATGAAGAATAGGGGTAAATATTTCTCGCTTTATGAATTACAACTCAAACCAAGGGCGATGGAATCAACTGCGACCGTGTAA
- a CDS encoding ABC transporter ATP-binding protein, which produces MARMGYVWRLTKYALKHWGHFIGYLACAGIGSLFNVLTPLVLVSIIDDVLPSGQYELILPYVLIYITLSGLYAVFDIAGRYGAALTAQNVIYDLRSELYDSLLEKDLAFYDENETGKLLARVTTDVTTMRHFLYWGYRVVFIAVATLIGTYAVMLTLSIQLTLYMLLALPFIVAFIYLFAKRVRPVFYEARSQYGTLSSVLSENVTGMKVVKAYTATDREYDRVQEENEKFYETRTEALRLLSLYRPLLPAVLGLITGILIYYGGISFNLGGISYGRFVGFISLVSMLYLPARFLSWGVGMYQRASASGERTFYILDHKDELTEPEEPVRVEDLNGRVEFDGVDFSYGGDNWILRDINLSVEPGQTVALLGGTGSGKTSLVNLIPRFYDVDTRSTVTYDCKKYPVDENGNVEIEGETYTVEGDTVEIEGEEYPIKLPGAVRVDGIDVRLYSLEDLRSNIGMVHQDPFLFSASVRDNIAFGNPQASLREVKEAAKAANIHDYIITLENGYDARIGERGVTLSGGQKQRIAIARALLANPRILILDDSTSSVDARTEMLIQEALEKLMTGRTTFIITHRLSTIRNADMIVMMDRGRIVERGTHKELLEKDGLYAGLHATLKEMEIAAPRAESTKASTKEMEVPSGG; this is translated from the coding sequence ATGGCACGAATGGGTTATGTATGGCGACTAACAAAATACGCCCTCAAGCACTGGGGCCATTTCATAGGCTATCTTGCCTGTGCAGGAATTGGATCACTCTTCAACGTGCTAACTCCCCTCGTACTTGTAAGTATCATCGATGATGTCCTTCCGAGTGGACAATATGAACTAATACTGCCATACGTTTTGATCTACATCACCCTGAGTGGGCTCTATGCCGTTTTTGATATCGCTGGAAGGTATGGTGCAGCACTTACTGCTCAGAACGTAATCTATGATTTACGAAGTGAATTGTACGATAGCCTCTTGGAAAAAGACTTGGCATTCTATGATGAAAACGAGACTGGCAAGCTTCTAGCAAGGGTTACCACAGATGTCACAACTATGAGACATTTCCTGTATTGGGGCTACAGAGTTGTCTTCATTGCTGTTGCAACCCTCATCGGAACCTACGCAGTTATGCTCACGTTAAGCATTCAGCTGACGCTTTACATGCTGCTTGCCCTCCCATTCATTGTTGCATTTATCTATCTTTTTGCAAAACGCGTACGGCCTGTTTTCTACGAGGCCAGAAGCCAATATGGCACCCTCAGCTCTGTTTTGTCTGAGAATGTGACGGGCATGAAGGTTGTCAAGGCATATACAGCAACAGACCGAGAATATGATAGAGTTCAAGAAGAAAATGAGAAATTCTATGAGACACGAACTGAGGCGCTTCGACTTCTGTCACTATATAGACCATTACTCCCTGCAGTTCTTGGATTGATAACCGGTATTCTCATCTACTATGGAGGTATCTCTTTCAACCTTGGAGGGATTAGCTATGGTCGTTTTGTTGGTTTCATCAGTCTGGTAAGCATGCTGTACCTTCCAGCCAGATTTCTTAGCTGGGGAGTCGGCATGTATCAAAGAGCATCAGCATCTGGTGAACGAACATTCTATATTTTGGACCACAAAGACGAATTGACCGAACCCGAGGAACCTGTTCGAGTTGAAGACCTCAATGGACGAGTTGAGTTTGACGGGGTGGATTTCAGCTATGGAGGAGACAATTGGATCCTGCGTGATATCAATCTGAGTGTAGAGCCTGGCCAAACAGTAGCGCTTCTAGGCGGAACAGGTTCAGGCAAGACTAGCCTCGTTAACCTCATTCCACGATTCTACGATGTTGATACCCGCAGTACTGTAACCTACGATTGTAAGAAATACCCTGTCGACGAGAATGGGAATGTGGAGATAGAAGGTGAGACATATACCGTCGAAGGAGACACCGTGGAAATAGAAGGCGAAGAGTACCCAATCAAATTGCCTGGGGCAGTTCGAGTAGATGGTATCGATGTGAGGTTATACTCCTTGGAAGATCTCAGAAGCAACATAGGAATGGTCCATCAAGATCCATTCCTCTTCTCTGCATCCGTGAGAGACAATATTGCATTTGGTAATCCCCAAGCCTCGCTAAGAGAGGTCAAAGAGGCGGCAAAAGCAGCAAACATTCATGATTATATCATTACGCTTGAAAATGGATACGATGCTAGGATAGGAGAAAGGGGAGTTACTTTAAGCGGGGGTCAGAAACAGAGGATTGCTATTGCCAGAGCGTTGTTAGCAAATCCGCGAATCTTGATTCTTGACGATTCAACAAGCTCTGTGGACGCCCGGACGGAGATGCTCATTCAAGAGGCGCTGGAGAAACTCATGACCGGACGGACTACGTTCATTATCACTCATAGACTCAGCACCATTCGTAATGCTGACATGATTGTAATGATGGATAGGGGGCGTATAGTGGAGAGGGGTACTCACAAAGAACTACTAGAGAAGGATGGACTTTATGCAGGTCTACATGCTACTCTAAAAGAGATGGAGATAGCAGCCCCACGAGCAGAGAGCACAAAAGCATCCACCAAAGAAATGGAGGTGCCAAGTGGTGGGTAG
- a CDS encoding electron transfer flavoprotein subunit beta/FixA family protein: MKIVVPIKQVPEVAEVKIDPETNTLVREGVPSILNPFDEFAVEAAMQLKEQFGGEVTIITMGPPQAKDALYKALAMGGDKAVLITDRAFAGADTWATSYTLAQQIKKMDYDLVICGKQAIDGDTAQVGPEIAELLGIPQICYVRDIEVSDDEKHITVHRETDEGYEVVRAKMPMLLTATKGLNEPRLPNIMGIMKAKKKPLEEVSFEDLGVDEDDVGLKGSPTQVRKVFPPEKKKGGIKIEPETPEEGANQLVEFLAKKGAI; this comes from the coding sequence ATGAAGATTGTAGTGCCAATAAAACAAGTTCCCGAAGTAGCAGAAGTCAAGATTGACCCGGAGACTAACACCCTTGTGCGTGAAGGTGTACCATCAATTCTGAATCCTTTTGATGAATTTGCTGTGGAAGCCGCAATGCAGTTGAAGGAGCAGTTCGGCGGCGAGGTCACCATTATCACCATGGGTCCCCCACAAGCAAAGGATGCGCTGTACAAGGCTTTAGCAATGGGTGGTGACAAGGCTGTTCTGATTACGGATCGAGCTTTTGCAGGGGCTGATACCTGGGCAACATCATACACTCTTGCACAGCAAATCAAGAAGATGGATTACGATCTTGTGATTTGCGGCAAACAGGCCATCGACGGTGATACTGCACAGGTCGGTCCTGAAATTGCAGAATTGCTGGGTATTCCACAGATATGCTATGTCCGCGATATCGAGGTATCAGATGACGAGAAGCATATTACTGTTCACAGGGAAACCGATGAAGGGTACGAAGTTGTCAGGGCAAAGATGCCCATGTTACTCACAGCCACCAAGGGTCTCAATGAACCACGGTTGCCGAATATTATGGGTATTATGAAGGCGAAGAAGAAACCGCTGGAAGAAGTGAGTTTTGAGGACCTTGGCGTTGATGAAGACGATGTGGGATTGAAGGGTTCCCCCACTCAGGTGAGAAAGGTGTTTCCGCCTGAGAAGAAGAAAGGTGGTATCAAAATAGAACCAGAGACTCCTGAAGAAGGGGCCAACCAACTTGTTGAATTCCTCGCGAAGAAGGGGGCGATATGA
- a CDS encoding FprA family A-type flavoprotein has protein sequence MAKAICEGVNSNGQECEIINAKDFDELENACALAVGSSTRMKKALPHVRRLLAEMRDLDGIPSAAFGSYGWSGEAPDTIAEELKRLGGSLVEDQPVKAKEMPNRNELELCKNLGKRLADSCTS, from the coding sequence ATGGCCAAAGCAATTTGTGAAGGTGTTAATTCAAATGGTCAAGAATGCGAGATCATCAATGCAAAAGATTTCGATGAACTGGAGAACGCTTGTGCTTTAGCTGTAGGCAGTTCAACACGAATGAAAAAGGCACTTCCTCATGTGAGACGATTGCTTGCAGAGATGAGGGATCTTGATGGAATACCAAGTGCAGCTTTTGGATCGTACGGGTGGAGCGGGGAAGCACCAGACACGATTGCTGAAGAACTGAAGAGGCTTGGAGGCTCACTTGTTGAAGATCAACCAGTCAAGGCAAAGGAAATGCCTAACAGAAATGAGCTGGAGCTCTGCAAAAATCTAGGCAAAAGACTTGCAGATTCCTGTACGAGCTAG
- a CDS encoding alpha/beta hydrolase gives MFVELALVILVLILIWIIVSFRGWKRNITSALKEGSRVASTSTGEIEYALKGDGPVVLMLHGAPGGYDQGSLDMDMWVNEGFSLLAISRPGYLRTPLRTGKTFEAQADAINALLDTLGISNVAIVAASAGGPIALHFALRYPDRVDALVLVAAVSQEYTVKENQMHSLLGRILMSDTIADFGVWLYDILTRYWTSMSLKQMFKENVTLEPEELDEYVDEVMAIPEQVAWYKRFVRTTCPMSLRNVGLNNDLEQLGQVSFDNLDVIECPTLVVHGTADGDVSYTNAELSASSIPNARLYSLDHVGHIVWLGEHIPETSSEILEFLGESM, from the coding sequence ATGTTCGTTGAACTCGCTCTTGTGATTCTGGTATTGATTCTTATCTGGATTATAGTATCATTTAGAGGTTGGAAGCGAAATATAACCAGCGCTCTAAAGGAGGGGAGTAGAGTTGCAAGCACTTCAACGGGCGAAATCGAGTATGCTCTAAAAGGAGATGGACCAGTAGTTCTGATGTTACATGGTGCTCCTGGCGGATATGATCAAGGTTCACTAGATATGGATATGTGGGTCAACGAGGGGTTCTCATTGTTGGCAATTTCTAGACCAGGCTATCTGCGCACACCATTGAGGACGGGCAAGACATTCGAAGCACAAGCAGATGCTATTAACGCGTTACTGGACACACTTGGTATCTCAAATGTCGCGATTGTTGCTGCCTCGGCAGGGGGTCCAATAGCCCTGCATTTTGCTTTACGTTATCCAGACAGAGTAGATGCTCTGGTTCTAGTGGCGGCGGTCAGCCAAGAGTATACAGTAAAAGAAAACCAAATGCATTCCTTGCTTGGTCGGATACTTATGTCCGACACGATTGCGGATTTCGGGGTCTGGTTGTACGACATTCTGACCAGATACTGGACTAGCATGTCATTGAAACAGATGTTCAAAGAGAACGTGACCTTGGAACCAGAGGAATTAGATGAGTATGTAGACGAAGTGATGGCGATCCCAGAACAGGTTGCTTGGTATAAGAGGTTCGTCCGCACGACCTGTCCAATGAGTCTAAGAAATGTAGGGCTCAACAATGATTTGGAGCAGCTTGGACAGGTATCTTTTGATAATTTGGACGTCATAGAGTGCCCAACATTAGTGGTTCATGGAACAGCCGATGGTGATGTATCATACACAAATGCTGAGCTCTCGGCTTCATCAATCCCAAATGCTAGATTGTACAGTCTTGACCATGTTGGCCATATAGTCTGGTTAGGAGAACATATCCCTGAAACGAGTTCAGAAATACTTGAATTTCTTGGAGAATCCATGTGA
- a CDS encoding zinc ribbon domain-containing protein → MPRRRRRGRGEKDDPWGLAIPIAVLLIMMVLTRFVWFLVPLLILLVVFALSIQKDQEITRRASDIDYWKAPDAKSIFSGSRIGETGDIREPIYTTQRKKGQGITAGVLILIAVLNLIFFLTGTVWFIIPIAVLVISLLGSSAKSQQNQSRVIKEFERGDAKSVDDAAEETGLSEEKVRRHIVEGKRKGGTNVWFDPNTGTKTSTPIRVAEPQAEHVRPCEYCGFELRKEDRFCPYCGAPIKAE, encoded by the coding sequence ATGCCCCGAAGGAGAAGAAGAGGACGTGGAGAGAAAGATGATCCATGGGGACTGGCTATTCCCATCGCAGTACTTCTAATCATGATGGTGCTCACGCGTTTCGTTTGGTTCCTCGTTCCGCTTCTAATACTTCTAGTTGTTTTCGCATTAAGCATTCAGAAGGACCAAGAGATTACTCGTAGAGCTAGTGATATTGACTATTGGAAAGCACCTGATGCCAAATCTATTTTCTCGGGTTCCCGTATTGGTGAGACTGGGGATATTCGAGAACCAATCTACACAACACAAAGGAAGAAAGGGCAAGGTATTACTGCAGGAGTATTAATTCTTATTGCAGTGTTAAACCTCATTTTCTTTCTGACCGGAACTGTCTGGTTCATAATCCCCATTGCTGTTTTGGTGATTTCTTTATTGGGATCTTCAGCTAAATCCCAACAGAACCAATCACGAGTAATCAAAGAATTTGAGAGGGGAGATGCAAAGAGCGTAGATGATGCGGCAGAAGAAACAGGACTTTCTGAAGAAAAAGTCAGGCGTCATATTGTGGAAGGGAAACGTAAAGGTGGGACCAATGTCTGGTTTGATCCAAATACTGGAACCAAGACTTCTACGCCAATTAGAGTTGCAGAACCCCAAGCCGAACATGTACGTCCTTGTGAGTACTGTGGTTTTGAGTTAAGAAAAGAGGACCGATTCTGTCCCTATTGTGGGGCTCCTATCAAAGCCGAATGA
- a CDS encoding tryptophan-rich sensory protein yields MSSRVNPTILQVTNIIAVVATLVIDALANILPINGVTTGEVADAYPNLFTPPGYVFAIWGVIYVLLAVFMVFQARPNQRGEQYLQDISFFHLLGAIGNTSWIFLFHYEQIVLAVIPIVVLLISLIIMYVRLGIGVRDVPRKQMLAVHLPVSVYLGWISLATIAGIASALNVLIPGIPIPTQVMWTVIMLVVALALTLLMLFMRKDIAFGLVVIWASTGVVVKQLATYPLIGITAGVVAAVVTISIIIVALREGEVVSS; encoded by the coding sequence ATGTCATCTCGAGTTAATCCGACTATCTTACAGGTTACAAACATCATTGCAGTAGTTGCAACACTTGTCATTGATGCGCTTGCAAACATTTTGCCCATAAATGGTGTGACCACTGGAGAAGTAGCTGATGCGTATCCAAATCTTTTCACGCCACCAGGTTACGTATTCGCCATCTGGGGCGTTATCTACGTCCTGCTAGCGGTATTCATGGTTTTTCAAGCTCGACCAAATCAACGAGGTGAGCAGTATCTTCAGGATATCAGTTTCTTCCATCTCCTTGGTGCAATTGGAAATACATCTTGGATTTTCTTGTTCCATTACGAACAGATTGTTTTAGCTGTTATCCCAATTGTGGTTCTGCTGATATCACTCATTATCATGTACGTTCGACTGGGTATCGGTGTGCGAGATGTTCCTCGTAAGCAGATGCTTGCTGTACACCTTCCAGTGAGTGTTTATCTCGGGTGGATTAGCCTGGCTACAATTGCAGGTATTGCTTCGGCACTGAATGTCTTGATTCCAGGAATTCCGATACCTACTCAGGTGATGTGGACAGTCATCATGTTGGTAGTTGCACTAGCGCTGACACTTCTCATGCTTTTTATGCGAAAAGACATCGCATTCGGCTTAGTAGTCATATGGGCATCTACTGGTGTAGTTGTGAAACAGCTTGCGACCTATCCCCTCATTGGAATTACTGCTGGTGTGGTTGCCGCGGTGGTTACAATTTCCATAATCATAGTAGCTTTGCGGGAAGGAGAAGTAGTTTCGTCCTAA